In a genomic window of Helianthus annuus cultivar XRQ/B chromosome 10, HanXRQr2.0-SUNRISE, whole genome shotgun sequence:
- the LOC110883536 gene encoding uncharacterized protein LOC110883536, whose translation MRLTIGRSTSDIEDINNFAKWLLDLGEGNVGCSNDGEASIEIPPDLLIKDTSDPISSLIDFVYPSILDNYNNHNYFRERAILALKNEVVHEINDRLLALFPGEEREYLSSDSLCQTENPNSTQLKLYSLDVLNGLKLSGLPNHRLVLKVGVPVMLLRNIGQQWFRVKGVHT comes from the coding sequence ATGAGATTAACCATTGGACGCTCTACATCTGATATTGAAGATATCAATAATTTTGCCAAGTGGCTTTTGGATTTGGGTGAGGGAAATGTTGGTTGTTCTAATGACGGGGAAGCATCAATTGAAATACCACCGGATCTTCTAATTAAGGACACATCTGATCCCATTTCATCTTTAATTGATTTCGTGTACCCTTCAATTTTAGATAACTACAACAACCATAACTACTTTAGAGAGAGGGCTATACTTGCGCTTAAGAACGAGGTTGTGCATGAGATAAATGATAGGTTGTTAGCGTTATTCCCAGGCGAAGAAAGAGAGTATCTAAGCTCCGATAGTCTTTGTCAGACTGAGAATCCTAATTCAACACAGCTAAAACTATACTCACTAGATGTGTTGAATGGTCTTAAACTATCAGGTTTGCCTAATCACAGGTTAGTACTCAAAGTTGGTGTGCCAGTAATGCTATTACGTAATATTGGCCAACAATGgtttagggtgaagggggtgcacacctaa